The proteins below come from a single Paramormyrops kingsleyae isolate MSU_618 chromosome 25, PKINGS_0.4, whole genome shotgun sequence genomic window:
- the mab21l2 gene encoding protein mab-21-like 2 yields the protein MIATQAKLVYQLNKYYNERCQARKAAIAKTIREVCKVVSDVLKEVEVQEPRFISSLSEIEARYEGMEVISPNEFEVVLYLNQMGVFNFVDDGSLPGCAVLKLSDGRKRSMSLWVEFITASGYLSARKIRSRFQTLVAQAVDKCSYRDVVKMVADTSEVKLRIRERYVVQITPAFKCTGIWPRSAAQWPMPHIPWPGPNRVAEVKAEGFNLLSKECYSLTGKQSSAESDAWVLQFSEAENRLLMAGCRKKCLSILKTLRDRHLELPGQPLNNYHMKTLLLYECEKHPRETDWDESCLGDRLNGILLQLISCLQCRRCPHYFLPNLDLFQGKPHSALEAAAKQTWRLAREILTNAKSLDKL from the coding sequence ATGATAGCCACACAGGCGAAGCTTGTTTATCAGCTCAACAAATACTACAACGAGAGGTGTCAGGCTCGTAAAGCGGCCATCGCCAAGACTATCCGGGAGGTATGCAAGGTGGTGTCGGACGTCTTGAAAGAGGTCGAGGTGCAGGAGCCGCGGTTCATCAGCTCGTTGAGTGAGATCGAGGCACGCTACGAGGGGATGGAGGTTATCTCCCCGAATGAGTTCGAAGTGGTGCTTTACCTGAACCAGATGGGCGTTTTCAACTTTGTGGATGACGGGTCCCTGCCGGGATGCGCAGTCTTAAAGCTGAGCGACGGCCGCAAAAGAAGCATGTCACTTTGGGTAGAGTTTATCACCGCCTCGGGGTACCTCTCGGCTCGAAAGATCAGATCAAGATTTCAGACTCTGGTGGCACAAGCCGTGGATAAATGCAGCTACCGTGACGTTGTCAAGATGGTAGCAGACACCAGCGAAGTGAAACTAAGGATCCGAGAGAGGTACGTCGTTCAGATCACCCCCGCTTTCAAATGTACCGGCATCTGGCCTAGAAGCGCGGCGCAGTGGCCCATGCCTCACATCCCCTGGCCGGGTCCTAATCGGGTGGCAGAGGTCAAAGCCGAAGGTTTCAATCTGCTTTCTAAAGAGTGCTACTCGTTAACCGGGAAGCAGAGCTCCGCCGAGAGCGACGCCTGGGTCTTGCAGTTCAGCGAAGCCGAAAACAGGCTCCTGATGGCGGGCTGCAGGAAGAAATGCCTGTCCATCCTAAAGACGCTGCGCGACCGTCACCTCGAGCTGCCGGGACAGCCACTCAATAACTACCACATGAAGACCTTGCTCCTATATGAATGCGAGAAACATCCGCGGGAGACCGACTGGGACGAATCGTGCCTCGGCGACCGGCTGAACGGAATTCTCCTGCAGCTTATCTCGTGCTTGCAGTGTCGCAGATGCCCCCATTACTTCTTACCAAACTTGGACCTGTTTCAAGGGAAACCTCATTCGGCTCTGGAAGCTGCAGCAAAACAGACATGGAGACTCGCGAGAGAGATTCTCACCAATGCCAAAAGTTTGGACAAATTATAG